Proteins from a single region of Ziziphus jujuba cultivar Dongzao chromosome 1, ASM3175591v1:
- the LOC125420024 gene encoding calcium-binding protein KRP1, whose translation MASRSGIVFEDFFPTMVEKLGADGFMKELCNGFHLLVDREKGVITFESLKKNLAVLGLEGMSDDEVMSMVREGDVDGDGALNEREFCTLMVRLSPDLMTTSKQLLKEALLTDM comes from the coding sequence ATGGCGTCGCGAAGTGGGATTGTGTTCGAGGATTTCTTCCCGACGATGGTGGAGAAGTTGGGAGCAGATGGGTTTATGAAGGAGCTGTGCAATGGATTCCACTTGTTGGTGGACAGAGAGAAGGGGGTGATCACATTCGAAAGCTTGAAGAAGAACTTGGCGGTCCTGGGACTGGAAGGGATGAGTGATGATGAGGTAATGTCTATGGTTAGAGAAGGTGATGTTGATGGAGACGGAGCATTGAATGAGAGGGAGTTTTGTACTCTCATGGTTAGGTTAAGTCCTGATTTGATGACAACCTCTAAACAACTATTGAAGGAAGCCTTGCTTACTGATATGTAG